One Festucalex cinctus isolate MCC-2025b chromosome 3, RoL_Fcin_1.0, whole genome shotgun sequence DNA window includes the following coding sequences:
- the pth1a gene encoding parathyroid hormone 1a has product MRSFHCQVLFIYLCILHLFIATGGRPLRKRTVSEVQLMHNLGEHKQVQERRDWLQLKLQGIHTALGHSRWEAGRARRRLSPDELSELTGLSAEELQEALEIFENQNKP; this is encoded by the exons ATGAGAAGTTTTCATTGCCAAGTCCTCTTCATCTATCTGTGCATTTTGCACCTCTTCATTGCCACCGGAGGGCGCCCCCTCAG GAAAAGGACGGTGAGTGAGGTCCAGCTGATGCACAACCTCGGGGAGCACAAACAGGTGCAGGAGCGTCGTGACTGGCTACAGTTGAAGCTCCAGGGCATCCACACCGCTCTGGGCCACAGCCGATGGGAGGCGGGCCGGGCGAGGAGGAGGTTGTCTCCCGACGAGCTATCCGAACTGACCGGCCTGTCAGCAGAGGAGCTCCAGGAAGCCTTAGAAATATTTGAGAATCAAAACAAACCTTAG
- the LOC144015869 gene encoding BTB/POZ domain-containing protein 10-like isoform X2: MSVHGAGATSDASSSVRGGGEYYWEQRRRSSDRSRDSSHERGESQVTPCIRNVTSPTRQHDRERGDGGSSSRSSSPRPPRVALPCTNVGGALFAGQPSRPFGTAVGDHHPKTLGQGPCDMIYVYDLSSKEVHRGGLRVGERVTLIVDNTRFVVDPAIFTAQPNTMLGRMFGSGRDNNFTRPNEKGEFEVADGISSTVFRAILDYYKSGIIRCPDGISIPELREACDYLCISFNYSTIKCRDLSALMHELSNDGARRQFECYLEEMVLPLMVASAQSGERECHVVVLTDDDVVDWDEEYPPQMGEEYSQIIYSTKLYRFFKYIENRDVAKSVLKERGLKKIRLGIEGYPTYKEKVKRRPGGRPEVIYNYVQRPFIRMSWEKEEGKSRHVDFQCVKSKSTTNLAAAAADIPQDQLVVLHPPGPQVDELDAPPQPGAHDHHLPPPASQRVQDNHSPAAHGPPLGNPQHNQAAYRSETEPDPPSPSA, translated from the exons ATGAGTGTGCACGGGGCCGGCGCCACCAGTGATGCCAGCAGCAGCGTGAGAGGAGGAGGTGAATATTACTGGGAGCAGCGGCGGCGCTCCAGTGACCGTTCACGGGATTCGTCCCACGAGAGAGGAGAGAGTCAGGTGACCCCCTGCATCCGGAATGTTACATCCCCCACTCGGCAACATG ACCGAGAACGTGGTGATGGCGGCTCCTCCTCCAGATCATCCAGTCCACGCCCCCCACGGGTTGCGCTTCCCTGTACAAACGTTGGAGGGGCCCTGTTTGCCGGACAACCGTCTCGGCCCTTTGGTACTGCTGTTGGCGACCACCACCCCAAGACCCTTGGCCAAGGACCGTGCGATATGATCTATGTGTATGACCTCAGCAGTAAAGAGGTTCATCGTGGCGGCCTGCGAGTCGGCGAACGAGTGACTCTTATTGTGGACAATACGAGATTTGTGGTGGATCCGGCCATATTCACAGCTCAGCCCAACACCATGCTCGGCAG GATGTTTGGTTCTGGGCGGGACAACAATTTCACTAGACCCAATGAAAAAGGAGAATTTGAAGTAGCTGATGGTATCAGTTCCACAGTGTTTCGTGCAATCTTG GATTACTACAAATCGGGGATAATCCGCTGCCCTGACGGCATTTCCATTCCTGAGCTGAGGGAGGCATGTGACTACCTGTGTATCTCCTTCAACTACAGCACCATCAAGTGCAGAGACCTCA GCGCCCTGATGCACGAGCTGTCAAACGACGGGGCCAGGCGTCAGTTTGAGTGCTACCTGGAGGAGATGGTGCTGCCGCTGATGGTGGCCAGCGCACAGAGCGGGGAGAGGGAGTGCCACGTGGTGGTGCTGACCGACGACGACGTGGTGGACTGGGATGAGGAGTACCCGCCGCAGATGGGAGAGGAGTACTCGCAGA TCATCTACAGCACCAAACTGTACCGCTTCttcaaatacattgaaaacCGAGACGTGGCCAAGTCGGTGCTGAAGGAAAGAGGACTGAAGAAGATCCGATTGGGAATCGAAG GCTACCCAACCTACAAGGAGAAGGTCAAACGGCGCCCCGGAGGTCGCCCAGAGGTCATCTACAACTACGTGCAGCGTCCTTTCATCCGCATGTCATGGGAAAAAGAAGAAGGCAAGAGCCGCCACGTGGACTTTCAGTGCGTCAAGTCCAAGTCCACCACCAAcctggccgccgccgccgccgacatCCCCCAGGACCAGCTGGTGGTCCTGCACCCGCCGGGCCCGCAGGTAGACGAGCTGGACGCGCCCCCGCAGCCGGGCGCGCACGACCATCACCTGCCGCCGCCGGCCTCCCAGCGAGTTCAGGACAACCACAGCCCGGCCGCTCACGGTCCGCCGCTCGGCAACCCGCAGCACAATCAGGCGGCTTACCGCTCCGAAACCGAGCCAGACCCGCCCTCGCCTTCTGCGTGA
- the LOC144015869 gene encoding BTB/POZ domain-containing protein 10-like isoform X3, producing the protein MLGRMFGSGRDNNFTRPNEKGEFEVADGISSTVFRAILDYYKSGIIRCPDGISIPELREACDYLCISFNYSTIKCRDLSALMHELSNDGARRQFECYLEEMVLPLMVASAQSGERECHVVVLTDDDVVDWDEEYPPQMGEEYSQIIYSTKLYRFFKYIENRDVAKSVLKERGLKKIRLGIEGYPTYKEKVKRRPGGRPEVIYNYVQRPFIRMSWEKEEGKSRHVDFQCVKSKSTTNLAAAAADIPQDQLVVLHPPGPQVDELDAPPQPGAHDHHLPPPASQRVQDNHSPAAHGPPLGNPQHNQAAYRSETEPDPPSPSA; encoded by the exons ATGCTCGGCAG GATGTTTGGTTCTGGGCGGGACAACAATTTCACTAGACCCAATGAAAAAGGAGAATTTGAAGTAGCTGATGGTATCAGTTCCACAGTGTTTCGTGCAATCTTG GATTACTACAAATCGGGGATAATCCGCTGCCCTGACGGCATTTCCATTCCTGAGCTGAGGGAGGCATGTGACTACCTGTGTATCTCCTTCAACTACAGCACCATCAAGTGCAGAGACCTCA GCGCCCTGATGCACGAGCTGTCAAACGACGGGGCCAGGCGTCAGTTTGAGTGCTACCTGGAGGAGATGGTGCTGCCGCTGATGGTGGCCAGCGCACAGAGCGGGGAGAGGGAGTGCCACGTGGTGGTGCTGACCGACGACGACGTGGTGGACTGGGATGAGGAGTACCCGCCGCAGATGGGAGAGGAGTACTCGCAGA TCATCTACAGCACCAAACTGTACCGCTTCttcaaatacattgaaaacCGAGACGTGGCCAAGTCGGTGCTGAAGGAAAGAGGACTGAAGAAGATCCGATTGGGAATCGAAG GCTACCCAACCTACAAGGAGAAGGTCAAACGGCGCCCCGGAGGTCGCCCAGAGGTCATCTACAACTACGTGCAGCGTCCTTTCATCCGCATGTCATGGGAAAAAGAAGAAGGCAAGAGCCGCCACGTGGACTTTCAGTGCGTCAAGTCCAAGTCCACCACCAAcctggccgccgccgccgccgacatCCCCCAGGACCAGCTGGTGGTCCTGCACCCGCCGGGCCCGCAGGTAGACGAGCTGGACGCGCCCCCGCAGCCGGGCGCGCACGACCATCACCTGCCGCCGCCGGCCTCCCAGCGAGTTCAGGACAACCACAGCCCGGCCGCTCACGGTCCGCCGCTCGGCAACCCGCAGCACAATCAGGCGGCTTACCGCTCCGAAACCGAGCCAGACCCGCCCTCGCCTTCTGCGTGA
- the LOC144015869 gene encoding BTB/POZ domain-containing protein 10-like isoform X1, with product MSEDAESDGKPALFGGAQGLCAAVIPCLIPCCFVYSWPADRDRQCGVSVLDCEQQQQRWAAGTMSVHGAGATSDASSSVRGGGEYYWEQRRRSSDRSRDSSHERGESQVTPCIRNVTSPTRQHDRERGDGGSSSRSSSPRPPRVALPCTNVGGALFAGQPSRPFGTAVGDHHPKTLGQGPCDMIYVYDLSSKEVHRGGLRVGERVTLIVDNTRFVVDPAIFTAQPNTMLGRMFGSGRDNNFTRPNEKGEFEVADGISSTVFRAILDYYKSGIIRCPDGISIPELREACDYLCISFNYSTIKCRDLSALMHELSNDGARRQFECYLEEMVLPLMVASAQSGERECHVVVLTDDDVVDWDEEYPPQMGEEYSQIIYSTKLYRFFKYIENRDVAKSVLKERGLKKIRLGIEGYPTYKEKVKRRPGGRPEVIYNYVQRPFIRMSWEKEEGKSRHVDFQCVKSKSTTNLAAAAADIPQDQLVVLHPPGPQVDELDAPPQPGAHDHHLPPPASQRVQDNHSPAAHGPPLGNPQHNQAAYRSETEPDPPSPSA from the exons ATGAGCGAGGATGCTGAAAGTGACGGCAAGCCCGCTTTGTTCGGAGGAGCGCAAGGCTTATGTGCCGCTGTCATCCCGTGTCTCATCCCTTGCTGCTTTGTCTACTCTTGGCCCGCTGATCGGGACCG GCAGTGTGGTGTGTCAGTGTTGGACtgcgagcagcagcagcagaggtGGGCCGCCGGGACCATGAGTGTGCACGGGGCCGGCGCCACCAGTGATGCCAGCAGCAGCGTGAGAGGAGGAGGTGAATATTACTGGGAGCAGCGGCGGCGCTCCAGTGACCGTTCACGGGATTCGTCCCACGAGAGAGGAGAGAGTCAGGTGACCCCCTGCATCCGGAATGTTACATCCCCCACTCGGCAACATG ACCGAGAACGTGGTGATGGCGGCTCCTCCTCCAGATCATCCAGTCCACGCCCCCCACGGGTTGCGCTTCCCTGTACAAACGTTGGAGGGGCCCTGTTTGCCGGACAACCGTCTCGGCCCTTTGGTACTGCTGTTGGCGACCACCACCCCAAGACCCTTGGCCAAGGACCGTGCGATATGATCTATGTGTATGACCTCAGCAGTAAAGAGGTTCATCGTGGCGGCCTGCGAGTCGGCGAACGAGTGACTCTTATTGTGGACAATACGAGATTTGTGGTGGATCCGGCCATATTCACAGCTCAGCCCAACACCATGCTCGGCAG GATGTTTGGTTCTGGGCGGGACAACAATTTCACTAGACCCAATGAAAAAGGAGAATTTGAAGTAGCTGATGGTATCAGTTCCACAGTGTTTCGTGCAATCTTG GATTACTACAAATCGGGGATAATCCGCTGCCCTGACGGCATTTCCATTCCTGAGCTGAGGGAGGCATGTGACTACCTGTGTATCTCCTTCAACTACAGCACCATCAAGTGCAGAGACCTCA GCGCCCTGATGCACGAGCTGTCAAACGACGGGGCCAGGCGTCAGTTTGAGTGCTACCTGGAGGAGATGGTGCTGCCGCTGATGGTGGCCAGCGCACAGAGCGGGGAGAGGGAGTGCCACGTGGTGGTGCTGACCGACGACGACGTGGTGGACTGGGATGAGGAGTACCCGCCGCAGATGGGAGAGGAGTACTCGCAGA TCATCTACAGCACCAAACTGTACCGCTTCttcaaatacattgaaaacCGAGACGTGGCCAAGTCGGTGCTGAAGGAAAGAGGACTGAAGAAGATCCGATTGGGAATCGAAG GCTACCCAACCTACAAGGAGAAGGTCAAACGGCGCCCCGGAGGTCGCCCAGAGGTCATCTACAACTACGTGCAGCGTCCTTTCATCCGCATGTCATGGGAAAAAGAAGAAGGCAAGAGCCGCCACGTGGACTTTCAGTGCGTCAAGTCCAAGTCCACCACCAAcctggccgccgccgccgccgacatCCCCCAGGACCAGCTGGTGGTCCTGCACCCGCCGGGCCCGCAGGTAGACGAGCTGGACGCGCCCCCGCAGCCGGGCGCGCACGACCATCACCTGCCGCCGCCGGCCTCCCAGCGAGTTCAGGACAACCACAGCCCGGCCGCTCACGGTCCGCCGCTCGGCAACCCGCAGCACAATCAGGCGGCTTACCGCTCCGAAACCGAGCCAGACCCGCCCTCGCCTTCTGCGTGA